Proteins found in one Alphaproteobacteria bacterium genomic segment:
- a CDS encoding AAA domain-containing protein produces MYNLSPDKSKEILNIWHFVELLSPLSSEKIDDFNAKARELKNSKQEFIKIYKDSLFLLEATPYLDPKHQEAGHYWHAYIGHLNWTHAEHKIKENLSKNQPDDIIKAPSKVNFSRQRTMPIAAFILTEDGFLHPNSFVISSAAWAFGKIMNGDYLNDPKSFFQFTKDVDTINYEITALLYDKSKDAQEDFDCEEDLHVEISKVKNIPIVPENIQKITQFLMERLKIDQHCLIDIPDMCIKKFAPKPLQEEHVEKQSKKNKPQPPQLEMFNSFFLDEIQLVQRNLKTISKNSAIGKYLGFDADPLALDPLNYKFALNDLLSPKNATFARWPRASSTVLASLQEAALSSILKEFKDNQRQLFSVNGPPGTGKTTLLYDLIVNLYVERATSLAVFDKAEDAFGKNIQFTPENGKYSYNVRDINPILKGYEIIIASSNNNAVENISKELPLSSKIDSAFQEDIQFFDWLSNFQSQDPEIWGNFAAILGKAENRKKFVQKFWQGNHDVESQKESFYPRKDSMKSSFGMDDFLACLKGKDIKIPLPLHQKILDDQNVIENKTSVWQKTCEKFTEKHEEVQLVLNALDHFEKHHPLYIQKLESQIDEINSSIEKPLQSTPIERLKIILDQKQKELKNHKRPKDYDHKVTLNILKKHGFDFERLENDFFGRKDHADFHIEKPFFSAIFEKLRIELFQEALNLHALFIKINANSFWNNLKIFTDYISGTLQDRLIKPELLKSAWYSFFMVVPVVSTTFHSYRQMFHRFADEELGWLIIDEAAQAQPQHALGSIYRSKNVVILGDPFQTEPVQLLGDVLINQFFEKNELNPKEWSPCFVSAQNLADRTMNYQADYGNQKVGFPLIVHRRCQDPMFSICNALAYDDRMIYASAENVQKSSALGNSHWIDIQDKNARKGVYESDAEFFALLEKINQINLLNPDDLQKYFVITFYKNYSFFLKKSIQYHLGSSLWDFCKNNVGTIHSFQGKENDNVFFMLGAQHEQDFGARKIMVEKPNVLNVGISRARNNIYIIGNKSLWQKHDNIKKVIKFIG; encoded by the coding sequence ATGTATAATTTATCCCCCGATAAATCTAAAGAAATTTTAAACATTTGGCATTTTGTTGAACTTTTATCGCCTTTATCAAGTGAAAAAATTGATGATTTTAATGCGAAAGCGCGTGAATTAAAAAATTCTAAACAAGAATTTATTAAGATTTATAAAGATTCGTTATTTTTATTAGAAGCAACACCTTATCTAGATCCAAAACATCAAGAGGCAGGTCATTATTGGCATGCATATATTGGTCATTTAAATTGGACACACGCAGAACATAAAATCAAAGAAAATCTTTCTAAAAATCAACCTGATGATATAATAAAAGCGCCTTCAAAAGTAAATTTTTCTAGACAACGCACTATGCCAATTGCTGCTTTTATTTTAACGGAAGATGGTTTTTTGCATCCTAATTCTTTTGTGATTTCAAGTGCAGCGTGGGCTTTTGGTAAAATTATGAATGGTGATTATCTTAATGATCCCAAATCTTTTTTTCAATTTACCAAAGATGTTGATACCATCAATTATGAAATAACAGCTCTTTTATATGATAAATCTAAAGACGCACAGGAAGATTTTGATTGTGAGGAAGATTTACATGTTGAAATATCAAAAGTAAAAAACATTCCTATTGTCCCCGAAAACATTCAAAAAATAACACAATTTTTAATGGAACGTCTTAAAATCGATCAACATTGTTTAATCGATATCCCTGATATGTGTATTAAAAAATTTGCACCGAAACCGCTTCAGGAAGAACATGTTGAAAAACAAAGTAAAAAAAACAAACCACAACCACCACAGCTTGAAATGTTCAATAGTTTTTTTCTTGATGAAATTCAATTGGTGCAACGTAATTTAAAGACTATTTCTAAAAATTCGGCTATTGGTAAATATTTAGGGTTTGATGCAGATCCACTTGCGCTTGATCCTTTAAATTATAAATTTGCCCTGAATGATTTATTAAGCCCTAAAAATGCCACTTTTGCGCGTTGGCCGCGTGCGTCTTCAACTGTTTTAGCCTCTCTTCAAGAAGCCGCTTTATCAAGTATCCTTAAAGAATTTAAAGATAATCAACGGCAATTATTTTCAGTGAATGGTCCGCCGGGTACAGGTAAAACAACCTTGCTTTATGATTTGATCGTGAATCTTTATGTTGAGCGCGCAACTTCTTTGGCTGTTTTTGATAAAGCTGAAGATGCTTTTGGTAAGAATATTCAATTTACGCCTGAAAATGGTAAATATAGCTACAATGTGCGGGATATTAACCCAATCTTAAAAGGTTATGAAATTATTATAGCCTCGTCTAACAATAATGCGGTTGAAAATATTTCAAAAGAATTACCACTTAGTTCTAAAATTGACTCTGCGTTTCAAGAGGATATTCAGTTTTTTGATTGGCTTTCAAATTTTCAATCACAAGATCCTGAAATTTGGGGTAATTTTGCAGCAATTTTAGGTAAAGCAGAAAATAGAAAGAAATTTGTTCAAAAATTTTGGCAAGGCAATCATGATGTTGAGTCACAAAAAGAATCTTTTTATCCTCGAAAGGATTCAATGAAATCATCTTTTGGGATGGATGATTTTTTAGCCTGTTTAAAGGGAAAAGATATTAAAATTCCTTTACCTTTGCATCAAAAAATACTTGATGATCAAAATGTGATTGAAAATAAAACGAGTGTTTGGCAAAAAACTTGTGAAAAATTTACTGAAAAACATGAAGAGGTTCAGCTTGTTCTTAATGCATTAGATCATTTTGAAAAACATCATCCTTTATATATTCAAAAACTGGAATCTCAGATTGACGAAATTAACAGCTCTATTGAAAAGCCTCTTCAATCAACACCAATAGAGCGTTTAAAAATTATCTTAGATCAAAAACAAAAAGAACTTAAAAATCATAAAAGACCGAAAGATTATGATCATAAAGTGACGCTTAATATTTTAAAAAAACACGGTTTTGATTTTGAGCGCCTTGAAAATGATTTTTTTGGGCGCAAAGATCATGCTGATTTTCATATTGAAAAACCATTTTTTTCCGCTATTTTCGAAAAATTGCGTATTGAACTTTTTCAAGAAGCTTTAAACTTACATGCCTTGTTTATTAAAATAAATGCGAATTCCTTTTGGAATAATTTAAAAATATTTACAGATTATATCAGTGGAACACTTCAAGATCGCTTGATCAAACCAGAACTTTTAAAATCGGCCTGGTATAGTTTTTTTATGGTCGTTCCCGTTGTCTCCACGACGTTTCATTCTTATCGCCAAATGTTTCATCGTTTCGCCGATGAAGAATTAGGGTGGTTGATTATTGATGAGGCCGCGCAAGCGCAGCCCCAACATGCATTAGGATCCATTTATCGTTCCAAAAATGTTGTTATATTAGGGGATCCTTTTCAAACAGAGCCTGTTCAATTATTAGGGGATGTATTGATTAATCAATTTTTTGAAAAAAACGAACTCAATCCCAAAGAATGGTCACCTTGCTTTGTTTCAGCCCAAAATTTAGCCGATCGTACAATGAATTATCAAGCTGATTATGGGAATCAAAAGGTTGGTTTTCCATTGATCGTCCATAGACGTTGTCAAGATCCGATGTTTTCCATTTGTAATGCACTTGCTTATGACGATCGGATGATTTATGCCAGTGCTGAAAATGTTCAAAAATCGTCGGCCTTAGGGAATTCACATTGGATTGATATTCAAGATAAAAATGCGAGAAAAGGCGTGTATGAATCTGACGCTGAATTTTTTGCCTTGCTTGAAAAAATAAATCAAATAAATTTACTTAATCCAGATGATTTGCAAAAATATTTTGTGATCACATTTTATAAAAATTACAGTTTTTTTCTTAAAAAAAGCATTCAATATCATTTGGGATCGTCTTTGTGGGATTTTTGTAAAAATAATGTGGGTACGATCCATTCCTTTCAAGGTAAAGAAAATGACAATGTTTTCTTTATGTTAGGGGCGCAACATGAACAAGATTTTGGGGCACGCAAGATTATGGTTGAAAAGCCAAATGTCTTAAATGTGGGTATTAGTCGTGCGCGTAACAATATTTATATTATTGGCAATAAAAGCCTTTGGCAAAAACACGATAATATAAAAAAAGTGATTAAATTTATAGGGTAA
- a CDS encoding ATP-binding protein — protein sequence MKKILICLLMLSFFMDAQQSVNAMHSRHQQEVPKEQAYNNGKPLEYEIDLSDYQGDKCSLPSEFTSHIAAPITAKAKKIGNKIMPSLPYVIPAAVFFGYQYYTSDPEIGFSLIDAAATGLQALSGNFLVATIFGDQIKRGMSTFKQKYLPIDWQTDDYKKILTYKKIIDERFEKKLISEKIKDKFNGQLALYKLYAVNGDEGMDTPKECIKKMESISLLPVEIKQWDWQVVRPKLEELIKAYPSDTRIAIKKLVRECVTSSKFTRPPKNIFCFYGPPGTGKTRLAEEIAKILDLSIEFFRPSLTGAEKMIAPYIEKDGKEVMLDLFTKETNNYKNNILFIDEFDRSLNDSKKHKEAFFDFFMHVTSKSDATYQSGRIQGLDIDMSSAIIIMACNNLPVEAEGNKGALRSRLKTSIITVDKIEKDKQREIAFDTFIKEIENAKFSDHFLIESELKDKKIDDKHKFILEEIIDKNLISDNYELKEDELLEKKQNPGVRELTDVVKKYVMYLVGRLTCPDEELDQYEFDVDAAYEASEIEKDVEIKKKIEEEKDINEIIL from the coding sequence ATGAAGAAAATATTGATTTGTCTTCTTATGCTTAGTTTTTTTATGGATGCTCAGCAATCTGTAAATGCGATGCATAGCAGACATCAACAAGAGGTTCCTAAAGAACAAGCTTACAATAATGGTAAGCCACTTGAATATGAAATTGACTTGTCAGATTATCAGGGCGATAAATGTTCACTACCATCTGAATTTACTTCTCATATTGCAGCACCTATTACAGCAAAAGCAAAAAAAATTGGCAATAAAATTATGCCTTCACTTCCTTATGTAATACCAGCAGCTGTCTTTTTTGGATATCAATATTATACAAGTGATCCTGAAATTGGTTTTTCGCTTATTGATGCTGCAGCAACTGGATTACAAGCATTAAGTGGAAATTTCTTAGTAGCAACCATTTTTGGGGATCAAATTAAAAGAGGAATGTCAACATTTAAGCAAAAATATCTTCCGATAGATTGGCAAACAGATGACTATAAAAAAATATTAACTTATAAAAAGATAATAGATGAAAGATTTGAAAAGAAGCTAATTTCTGAAAAAATTAAAGATAAATTTAATGGACAACTTGCTCTATATAAACTTTATGCAGTTAATGGTGATGAAGGTATGGACACGCCAAAAGAATGCATTAAAAAGATGGAATCTATATCCTTGCTGCCAGTAGAAATTAAGCAATGGGATTGGCAAGTTGTACGCCCAAAACTTGAAGAACTTATTAAGGCATATCCCTCTGATACCAGAATTGCAATCAAAAAGCTAGTTCGAGAATGTGTTACTTCTTCTAAATTTACGCGTCCGCCCAAAAATATTTTTTGTTTTTATGGTCCACCAGGCACGGGGAAAACGCGCTTGGCAGAAGAAATCGCTAAAATATTAGATCTTTCGATAGAATTTTTTAGACCTTCATTGACTGGAGCCGAAAAAATGATTGCCCCTTATATTGAAAAAGACGGTAAAGAAGTTATGCTTGATTTGTTTACAAAAGAAACAAACAATTACAAGAATAATATTCTCTTTATAGATGAATTTGATCGTTCTTTAAATGATTCAAAAAAACATAAAGAAGCTTTTTTTGATTTTTTTATGCATGTTACCAGTAAAAGTGATGCAACTTATCAATCTGGCAGAATTCAAGGGCTGGATATAGATATGTCTAGCGCTATTATTATTATGGCGTGTAATAACTTACCTGTTGAAGCTGAGGGAAATAAGGGAGCACTTAGAAGTCGCTTGAAAACAAGTATTATAACCGTCGATAAAATTGAGAAAGATAAACAGAGAGAGATTGCATTCGATACTTTCATAAAAGAAATTGAAAACGCCAAATTTTCTGATCATTTTTTAATTGAAAGTGAATTAAAAGATAAAAAAATAGACGATAAACATAAGTTCATATTGGAAGAAATTATTGATAAAAATCTTATTTCAGATAATTATGAATTAAAAGAAGACGAACTTCTTGAAAAAAAACAAAATCCTGGCGTTCGCGAATTAACGGACGTTGTCAAAAAATACGTAATGTATCTTGTAGGTCGCTTAACATGTCCAGATGAAGAGTTAGATCAATATGAGTTCGATGTTGATGCGGCATATGAAGCTAGTGAAATTGAAAAAGATGTAGAGATCAAAAAGAAAATTGAAGAAGAAAAGGATATTAATGAGATCATTCTTTAA